From a region of the Candidatus Zixiibacteriota bacterium genome:
- a CDS encoding 4Fe-4S dicluster domain-containing protein codes for MKSRLVVVPDLCTGCRTCEMACAFAHSINGKPGRSRIYPLPAGKPDLFTPVVCLHCDDPACVKSCLVEALTLNEETGAIELNQEKCVKCGACVAACPFGASLHDTQHDMIVKCDLCGGDPVCAHFCPTKALSFRPIKARKHKTAV; via the coding sequence ATGAAATCTCGCCTGGTAGTAGTACCGGACCTGTGCACCGGCTGCCGCACCTGTGAAATGGCCTGTGCCTTCGCTCATTCGATCAACGGTAAACCCGGCCGCAGCCGTATCTATCCCCTGCCGGCAGGCAAACCGGACCTGTTTACACCGGTTGTTTGTCTGCATTGTGACGATCCGGCCTGCGTTAAGAGTTGCCTGGTCGAAGCCCTCACTCTCAACGAGGAGACCGGGGCCATCGAGTTGAATCAGGAGAAATGCGTCAAGTGCGGCGCTTGCGTAGCGGCTTGTCCGTTCGGCGCTTCGCTTCACGATACACAGCACGACATGATCGTAAAATGCGACCTTTGCGGCGGCGATCCGGTCTGTGCTCATTTCTGCCCGACTAAAGCACTCAGCTTCCGGCCGATTAAAGCTCGTAAGCATAAGACGGCCGTCTAA
- a CDS encoding sigma-54 dependent transcriptional regulator, whose product MTEKILIVDDEPNIVSSFASLLQDEGYVCIPANDSEEALRAMERSAIDLILLDLNLPGRSGIALLEELQKKQHSPRVLVVSGQSEISVALEAVRLGAVDYLEKPVAPDRLVASVRAAMMLVRVDRQRSVMADEVDRESPMIGRSRLMERLNRQIAQAAPSDATVLITGANGTGKELVATRLHLASPRRNKPLIKVNCPGIPETLFESELFGHIKGSFTGAVKDYPGKFALADEGTIFLDEIGDLPLPCQAKLLRVLETGEIETIGAVEKRVVDIRVLCATNRNLPELVQERLFREDLFYRISVLSVEVPLLRDRPDDIPLLVGEFLRKLAPDGQTALSAEAISFLTTLDWPGNVRQLRNLIERLAIVYPGRAIGLNELREQLGAGSSRNADSDEIGLNASMARFERSLIAETLAKCDGNIAEAARRLKIDRANLSRKIRDYAIKAEQ is encoded by the coding sequence ATGACTGAGAAAATTCTCATCGTCGACGACGAACCCAACATTGTCTCATCGTTCGCTTCCCTGCTCCAGGATGAAGGTTATGTCTGCATTCCTGCGAACGACTCCGAAGAAGCCCTGCGAGCTATGGAACGATCCGCAATCGATCTGATCCTGCTCGATTTGAATCTTCCCGGTCGCTCCGGCATAGCCCTGCTCGAAGAATTACAAAAGAAACAACACTCCCCCCGCGTACTGGTGGTTTCGGGACAATCGGAGATATCGGTGGCGCTTGAAGCGGTCCGACTCGGAGCGGTGGATTATCTCGAAAAGCCGGTCGCACCGGATCGACTGGTTGCTTCGGTTCGGGCGGCGATGATGCTGGTGCGAGTCGACCGCCAGCGATCGGTGATGGCGGACGAGGTGGACCGGGAGTCGCCGATGATCGGCCGGTCGCGCCTGATGGAGCGCCTCAACCGACAGATTGCACAGGCGGCTCCGAGCGATGCCACCGTCCTGATCACCGGGGCCAACGGCACCGGCAAGGAACTGGTGGCGACACGCCTTCATTTGGCTTCGCCTCGACGCAATAAACCGTTGATCAAGGTCAACTGTCCGGGCATCCCGGAAACACTGTTCGAATCGGAGTTGTTCGGCCATATCAAGGGATCATTCACAGGAGCGGTCAAAGACTATCCCGGCAAGTTCGCCCTGGCGGATGAAGGAACGATTTTTCTCGACGAGATTGGCGATCTGCCTCTTCCCTGTCAGGCCAAACTTCTGCGGGTTTTAGAAACCGGTGAGATCGAGACTATCGGCGCGGTCGAAAAACGGGTGGTCGATATTCGCGTGCTTTGCGCTACTAATCGCAACCTTCCCGAACTCGTTCAAGAGCGATTGTTTCGCGAGGACCTGTTTTATCGTATAAGCGTCCTTTCGGTCGAAGTCCCGTTGCTTCGAGATCGACCCGATGATATCCCTCTTCTGGTCGGAGAATTTTTGCGAAAACTGGCACCTGACGGTCAGACCGCCCTGAGCGCCGAGGCTATTTCCTTCCTGACCACTCTCGACTGGCCGGGCAACGTACGCCAGTTACGGAACCTGATCGAACGCCTTGCGATTGTTTATCCGGGACGAGCGATCGGATTGAACGAGCTTCGTGAACAACTAGGCGCAGGAAGCAGCCGAAATGCCGACTCCGATGAAATCGGTTTAAATGCGAGTATGGCTCGGTTCGAACGCAGTCTTATCGCCGAAACGCTTGCGAAATGCGACGGCAACATCGCTGAAGCTGCTCGCCGCCTTAAAATCGACCGGGCTAACCTTTCGCGTAAAATTCGTGACTATGCCATAAAGGCGGAACAGTGA
- a CDS encoding ATP-binding protein, translating into MKSAFGSRLFRLFLLFSIIPSVLIALLGYYIASETTDLLSSDKSGEHRQVRLLHQRLNMVLENVILEAGDHAVNLPLAADFLYIESTTTTQPGTLYSLVANDDLSSFCKGHARDNEVGLLRLDTLTIQYVARTLGEKRYLAGFLHSADYMQKLQESEHGSVNQSGEIKSYYTLFIGLLLLAVLAITSLLAWFFSRRMAGGLARPIAELDIAAGRITNGQFGEQLSVDAEGELATLVESFNRMSARLQETTQRLAQTERVAAWRTVARRFAHELKNPLQPILISLHRIQKLSAESDLNAQLSEPLRAASEEVSHLQQLADRFSQLAKMPDPKPTACNLNQLVTSMAELYRDQMTDRDFRVTCTASSLPVNLDETYFREVIHNLLRNALDATGISDLIEISAADKGDTIHLCVRDSGRGMNPETVESARLPYFSTKQQGHGLGLAIVEKIVTDAGGTLTIQSEPDLGTQITISLPRAGVEND; encoded by the coding sequence ATGAAATCGGCATTCGGCTCAAGACTGTTTCGGCTCTTTCTGCTCTTCTCGATAATTCCCTCCGTTCTGATAGCGTTGTTGGGCTATTATATCGCCTCCGAAACCACCGATCTCCTCAGCAGCGATAAATCCGGTGAACATCGGCAGGTACGCTTGCTGCATCAGCGACTTAACATGGTGCTTGAAAACGTTATTCTGGAAGCCGGCGACCATGCTGTGAATTTACCCTTGGCCGCTGACTTCTTGTACATTGAGAGTACGACCACCACACAACCGGGAACGCTGTACAGTCTCGTTGCCAATGATGATCTGAGTTCATTCTGCAAGGGTCATGCCCGAGACAATGAGGTCGGCTTGTTGCGACTGGATACGCTGACGATCCAATATGTAGCACGCACCTTGGGAGAGAAGCGTTATTTAGCCGGTTTCTTACATTCGGCTGATTACATGCAAAAATTGCAGGAGTCAGAGCATGGATCGGTAAACCAGTCCGGAGAAATCAAATCGTATTACACGCTGTTCATCGGACTTCTGCTTCTTGCCGTGCTGGCGATCACCAGCCTGCTGGCCTGGTTTTTCTCGCGACGCATGGCGGGCGGTCTTGCTCGTCCCATCGCCGAACTGGACATCGCAGCAGGACGAATCACCAACGGGCAGTTTGGAGAACAGTTATCCGTCGACGCCGAAGGCGAACTGGCTACTTTAGTAGAGAGTTTCAATCGAATGTCAGCCCGCCTGCAGGAGACCACACAGAGACTGGCTCAGACAGAACGCGTCGCCGCCTGGCGCACCGTAGCTCGACGTTTCGCACATGAGTTGAAAAATCCGTTACAACCGATCCTGATTTCGCTCCATCGGATCCAGAAACTCAGTGCGGAATCGGATTTGAACGCTCAACTCAGCGAACCGTTAAGAGCGGCATCGGAAGAAGTGAGTCATTTGCAACAACTGGCGGACCGGTTCAGTCAGTTGGCCAAAATGCCCGATCCCAAACCGACCGCTTGCAACTTGAACCAACTGGTTACCTCGATGGCGGAGTTGTATCGCGACCAGATGACCGATCGTGATTTTCGTGTCACCTGTACCGCGTCTTCTTTGCCGGTGAATCTGGATGAAACCTATTTTCGCGAGGTCATTCACAATCTGCTGAGAAATGCGCTTGATGCCACCGGTATAAGCGACCTTATCGAGATATCTGCCGCAGACAAGGGTGACACCATCCATTTGTGCGTCCGTGACAGCGGTCGGGGAATGAACCCGGAAACCGTCGAATCGGCGCGATTGCCGTATTTCAGCACCAAACAACAAGGCCACGGTCTGGGACTGGCCATCGTTGAAAAGATCGTGACCGATGCGGGCGGAACTTTGACAATCCAATCAGAGCCTGACCTCGGCACACAAATCACGATCAGCCTTCCTCGGGCAGGAGTAGAAAATGACTGA
- a CDS encoding BamA/TamA family outer membrane protein — MLNRFDMKYLLTTILMVTVLTVGSSSGADDGDYKTYEPRTTFDTLFTISFLKNDVTIAFSDDQGTGHRVNFERNDLNIETNRVSIKDQVLFSDAGLTIDGVTRSLDDIHDIHIRYENDTCYITALSRSASSTRLSQLRRGNRIEFERAVIIDEEEFVRGAVFSIIGDVEVYGEVNKDVVSLFGDIYVGPEAVVRGDMVAVTGQIDVAPDATVYGESYTAHKRRRSYRSHLATHYDRFSTQVNMGYNRVDGFSAWWGQKYHDDDISIPTFWGKVGYAFASERWRFDLGIEQDLWRKIDLKIGARYYRDLAADDDWVIGPDENSITSILARKDYKDWWEAEGSQVSLGFAPFKALTITASYNNVKSRWLDAHHNLWALFGGDPFQENFAMVDSATRAAGIETLDGSIDGFVAVNLQLDTRNERHMFERSGWNIQARMEYSHPDLDSDFDYKRYWLSVARYQRLDRHKMLLLRGVTGDSDGEVPMHKLYYLGGLGTLRGYDQKEFVGDMFMMANAELRQSFPRTDLAVSLHYDAGVVDVDNTDPALMPEDEQVYFEELKQSVGVSVYLGSDLRVTAAKRLDRSTDNDPELYVRFSHKF, encoded by the coding sequence ATGCTAAATAGATTCGATATGAAATATCTGCTGACAACAATTCTCATGGTTACGGTTCTGACGGTCGGTTCTTCTTCAGGAGCTGACGACGGAGATTATAAAACCTACGAACCGCGAACCACCTTTGACACCTTATTCACGATTTCGTTTCTCAAAAACGATGTAACGATCGCTTTTTCCGACGATCAGGGAACCGGCCATCGGGTCAACTTCGAACGCAACGATCTTAATATCGAAACAAACCGGGTTTCAATAAAGGACCAGGTGTTGTTCAGTGACGCCGGACTGACTATCGACGGCGTTACCCGATCACTGGATGATATTCATGATATTCATATACGATATGAAAACGATACCTGCTACATTACCGCTCTTTCACGCTCGGCATCATCGACTCGATTGTCCCAATTGCGACGTGGAAACAGAATCGAATTCGAGCGGGCAGTAATTATTGACGAAGAGGAATTCGTCCGGGGTGCCGTATTCAGCATAATTGGCGATGTCGAGGTTTACGGTGAAGTAAACAAGGATGTCGTATCCTTGTTCGGCGATATCTATGTCGGTCCCGAGGCCGTGGTCCGCGGCGATATGGTTGCGGTAACGGGGCAGATCGATGTCGCGCCCGATGCCACCGTATATGGAGAGTCTTATACCGCTCACAAGCGGCGGCGTTCTTATCGAAGCCATTTGGCCACTCATTACGACCGGTTCTCAACACAGGTTAATATGGGATATAACCGGGTCGACGGCTTCTCCGCCTGGTGGGGTCAGAAATACCATGATGATGATATCTCCATTCCGACCTTCTGGGGTAAAGTCGGCTACGCTTTCGCCTCCGAACGCTGGCGTTTCGATCTGGGTATCGAACAGGACCTGTGGCGTAAAATCGACCTCAAAATCGGGGCTCGGTATTATCGCGATCTGGCAGCAGATGATGACTGGGTGATCGGACCGGATGAGAACTCGATAACCTCAATCCTGGCTCGCAAGGACTACAAGGACTGGTGGGAGGCCGAAGGCTCTCAAGTATCCCTGGGCTTTGCTCCATTTAAGGCACTGACGATCACCGCCAGTTACAATAATGTAAAATCGCGCTGGCTGGATGCCCACCACAACCTCTGGGCGTTGTTCGGCGGGGATCCGTTCCAGGAGAATTTCGCCATGGTCGACTCGGCCACCCGAGCGGCGGGGATTGAAACCCTGGATGGCTCTATTGACGGTTTCGTGGCCGTCAACCTGCAACTGGACACACGCAATGAGCGACACATGTTCGAACGCTCCGGCTGGAATATCCAGGCTCGTATGGAATACTCCCATCCCGATCTGGATTCCGACTTCGACTATAAGCGTTATTGGCTGTCGGTAGCCCGCTACCAGCGCCTGGACCGCCACAAGATGCTCCTTTTAAGGGGAGTAACCGGCGACAGCGATGGTGAAGTACCGATGCACAAGCTTTACTATCTGGGTGGTCTCGGAACTCTTCGGGGATACGATCAGAAGGAATTTGTCGGCGATATGTTCATGATGGCAAATGCCGAATTACGTCAGAGCTTCCCGCGAACCGATCTGGCTGTATCGCTTCACTACGATGCCGGGGTGGTGGATGTCGACAACACCGACCCAGCCTTAATGCCTGAGGATGAACAAGTTTATTTTGAGGAACTCAAGCAATCGGTTGGCGTATCTGTCTATCTTGGCAGCGACCTCAGAGTAACGGCGGCAAAACGCCTCGATCGCAGCACCGACAACGACCCGGAGTTATACGTACGCTTTAGCCATAAATTCTAA
- a CDS encoding ATP-binding protein: MQKPKIVGNTIVIPSDHQFLSDVDMFVEGLLRGWNADESFIADVAISVSELVNNAITHGNKLSVDLSVTVKVVKSGDEVSIEVSDQGRGFNPDGIANPISDENLLKDVGRGIFIVRSLMDKVDVNPSSRGTRVTITKKLS, encoded by the coding sequence ATGCAGAAACCCAAGATCGTGGGAAACACGATTGTCATCCCTTCCGACCACCAGTTTCTCAGCGATGTCGATATGTTCGTAGAGGGCCTGTTGCGCGGCTGGAACGCTGATGAATCCTTCATTGCCGATGTCGCCATATCAGTTTCCGAGCTGGTCAACAACGCCATCACTCACGGGAATAAGCTCTCGGTGGATCTTTCGGTAACGGTTAAAGTCGTTAAATCGGGTGATGAAGTCTCGATCGAAGTGAGCGACCAGGGCCGCGGATTCAACCCGGACGGCATCGCTAATCCGATCAGTGATGAGAACCTGCTTAAGGATGTCGGTCGCGGGATATTCATTGTTCGCTCCCTGATGGATAAGGTCGATGTTAATCCTTCTTCCAGGGGAACGCGAGTCACCATTACCAAGAAATTGAGTTGA
- a CDS encoding NUDIX domain-containing protein, protein MSEQHSDFDPERLNDLKDNHMGYRWCPRCRTEMVERELDGNRRMACPNKDCGFVYYQNPIPAAGAIIVENNRVLLVKRAHPPHIGWWCLPAGYMEWSESPRECTVRELKEETSLDVKLTELFDVYSGDDDPRTNAVLILFLADIAGGTAKAGDDAMEVRFFPFDALPDKIAFEAHIQALADYRTRYLNESQ, encoded by the coding sequence ATGAGTGAGCAACATTCTGATTTCGATCCCGAACGACTAAACGACCTGAAAGACAATCACATGGGTTATCGCTGGTGCCCACGCTGTCGTACCGAGATGGTGGAGCGCGAGTTGGACGGCAACCGTCGCATGGCCTGCCCGAATAAAGACTGTGGATTCGTTTATTATCAGAATCCGATCCCGGCAGCGGGCGCGATTATCGTCGAAAACAACCGTGTCCTGCTGGTAAAACGAGCCCATCCCCCGCACATCGGCTGGTGGTGTCTGCCCGCCGGTTATATGGAATGGTCCGAATCGCCGCGTGAGTGCACCGTCCGGGAATTGAAGGAAGAAACCTCGCTGGACGTGAAACTGACGGAGTTATTCGATGTATACTCCGGCGATGACGACCCCCGTACCAATGCCGTCTTGATCCTGTTTCTGGCCGACATTGCCGGCGGCACCGCCAAGGCGGGCGACGATGCGATGGAGGTGCGATTCTTCCCGTTCGATGCCCTGCCGGATAAAATCGCCTTTGAGGCTCACATTCAGGCCCTGGCCGATTATCGGACCAGGTATCTAAACGAATCGCAATGA
- a CDS encoding 2Fe-2S iron-sulfur cluster-binding protein, with protein MVSLTINGRVVQAEEGEMLLAVIRRMGIDIPALCHHEAVEPFGACRLCTVEITKESWNGWKNYVTSCLYPVEQDLIVHTHSAKVIELRKTLIDLLLARCPGSPEIREMAAQYGVNETSYEPVVNGDNCILCGLCTRICSRLGFNAISTVGRGHTKEVAPPMKEAPPDCVGCLSCALNCPTHVIKFTDVNGKRTIWGKTFELLTCKECGATTITREFAEALSERRGIPMEYFEKCDACHRKELSLTMGAVVGWAREEQS; from the coding sequence ATGGTAAGTCTGACTATAAACGGAAGAGTGGTCCAGGCCGAAGAAGGTGAGATGCTTCTGGCGGTAATTCGCCGCATGGGGATAGACATCCCCGCCCTTTGCCATCATGAGGCGGTCGAACCGTTCGGAGCCTGCAGGCTTTGCACGGTCGAGATCACCAAAGAGTCCTGGAACGGTTGGAAGAACTACGTTACTTCCTGCCTGTACCCGGTCGAGCAGGACCTCATTGTCCATACGCATTCGGCTAAAGTGATCGAGCTGCGTAAAACCTTGATCGATCTGCTGCTGGCTCGATGCCCCGGCTCGCCGGAAATTAGAGAAATGGCCGCTCAGTACGGCGTCAATGAAACCAGCTACGAACCGGTGGTCAACGGCGACAATTGCATTCTCTGTGGTTTGTGCACCAGAATCTGTTCGCGGTTGGGGTTCAACGCCATTTCTACCGTCGGTCGCGGCCATACCAAAGAAGTCGCCCCACCGATGAAGGAAGCCCCCCCGGATTGTGTCGGGTGCCTTAGCTGTGCGCTCAACTGCCCGACTCATGTGATTAAATTCACCGACGTCAACGGCAAACGGACCATCTGGGGCAAAACGTTCGAGCTGCTCACCTGCAAAGAGTGCGGCGCAACCACGATAACACGTGAGTTTGCCGAGGCTCTGAGCGAGCGTCGCGGCATACCGATGGAATACTTCGAGAAGTGCGATGCCTGTCACCGCAAGGAGCTTTCCTTGACGATGGGAGCGGTGGTCGGCTGGGCACGGGAGGAGCAGTCATGA
- a CDS encoding STAS domain-containing protein: MKLTAREEGSVVILEPKGKIMGGPDASLLHDKLYECIQGDKKKVVIDLAGVEWMNSTGLGILIQGFTTLRNSDGQLKLARVTEKIRSLLKITKLASVFEAYETVDEAVQSFQ, translated from the coding sequence ATGAAACTTACAGCTCGCGAAGAAGGCAGTGTGGTCATCCTCGAGCCGAAAGGTAAGATAATGGGTGGTCCGGACGCCAGCCTGCTTCATGATAAACTCTATGAGTGTATCCAGGGAGATAAGAAAAAAGTCGTCATCGATCTTGCCGGTGTTGAGTGGATGAATTCAACCGGCCTGGGAATTTTGATCCAGGGTTTCACGACACTGCGCAACAGCGATGGTCAACTCAAACTAGCCCGTGTGACCGAAAAAATCCGTTCGCTGCTCAAAATAACGAAGCTGGCGTCGGTTTTCGAGGCTTATGAAACGGTCGACGAGGCGGTTCAATCGTTCCAATAA
- a CDS encoding SpoIIE family protein phosphatase has product MSFELAKTICYLLTGGFLVFLAVTITRDNFANRLNRATGAMLFFAGLGPIFMGLAAISHQSLSGNLEGSTLFGLRHLWELFFPSLLYFVWLFPADVTSGSRISRLRWLVFLPQIMHVVIVLFFADIVSGLDVFSGGPERTGLTALIVTPLARFFSWLRLLIGALHGYEEIVFGAINLLYVFIAIFFLETSARRVTNPRLQTQTRWVQWGIRGSMLVFVVVQIAAFFPRGGLSQGLSSSLLIAGMLFGAAMLVVATIRHQFLDVQMVFKQSFVTTITSAALVGLYVLAVVRAERILTPMFGDQAEMVSYGFIILILLFFQPINNWIDNGVKAMFMRVRTDHRNVIERFSRQVISSFDPKQLRKVIEETLKTALLVDQVYFDLYDDEIKEYTILPSDRYPRRIVTDREDLMLRGINLLEAPTYYHSLSEYRAGSELAAILESRGVRMILPLKDADHMLGFVALTGKAAGYRYSSEDFNLLGVLSNQMVSALTNARLYVESLERLRLQEEINMARQIQVDLLPSEPPRTPCSEISATSTPSRTVGGDFYDFIKKSDHEVGIVIADASGKGMPAALMIAQTQAMIRSEVRNGTPIATMLRNINQQMAENTSAEKYVTLFYGELDTDNLTLRYCNAGHNYPILARSDGNVEHLSTGGPIIGAFPFMDYESASVQLNRDDLLFLFTDGLSEAMDDNGKEYGEDRVCNMVTENRRVNPGDLIQTILADVHKHDPSSPPRDDTTLVALKIIERQQQTNE; this is encoded by the coding sequence ATGAGTTTCGAGCTTGCAAAAACAATCTGCTACCTTCTGACGGGCGGATTCCTTGTCTTCCTGGCGGTTACGATTACTCGTGACAATTTCGCCAACCGGTTGAATCGCGCCACGGGAGCTATGTTGTTCTTTGCGGGACTCGGGCCGATTTTCATGGGTTTGGCGGCGATCAGTCATCAATCTCTCTCTGGCAATCTCGAAGGTTCTACTCTTTTCGGTCTGCGCCATCTCTGGGAGTTGTTTTTCCCGAGCCTGCTTTATTTTGTCTGGCTCTTCCCGGCCGATGTTACTTCCGGCAGCCGGATATCGCGACTGCGCTGGCTGGTATTCCTTCCGCAGATCATGCACGTTGTCATCGTGCTGTTTTTCGCGGATATCGTGAGTGGTCTTGATGTCTTCTCCGGAGGACCGGAGCGAACCGGCCTGACGGCGCTAATCGTCACTCCCCTGGCCAGATTCTTCTCATGGTTGCGACTTTTGATCGGAGCCCTTCACGGATACGAAGAAATCGTGTTCGGAGCGATCAACCTCCTCTATGTCTTCATAGCGATCTTTTTCCTCGAAACCAGCGCTCGCCGCGTAACCAATCCGCGTCTGCAAACTCAGACCAGGTGGGTCCAATGGGGAATCCGAGGCTCGATGCTGGTGTTCGTTGTAGTGCAGATCGCCGCGTTTTTCCCCCGGGGCGGTCTTTCGCAGGGGCTATCTTCAAGCCTGTTGATAGCCGGCATGCTGTTCGGTGCGGCGATGCTCGTCGTTGCCACGATCCGTCACCAGTTCCTCGACGTGCAAATGGTCTTCAAACAAAGTTTTGTAACGACCATTACCTCCGCGGCGCTGGTGGGTTTGTATGTCCTGGCCGTGGTACGCGCCGAACGAATCCTGACGCCCATGTTCGGCGACCAGGCCGAAATGGTCAGTTACGGTTTTATTATCCTGATCCTGTTGTTTTTCCAGCCGATCAACAACTGGATCGACAACGGCGTCAAGGCGATGTTCATGCGCGTGCGAACGGACCATCGCAACGTCATCGAACGATTTTCACGACAGGTAATTTCTAGTTTCGATCCGAAGCAGTTGAGAAAGGTAATTGAGGAAACGCTTAAAACGGCGCTTCTGGTGGATCAGGTTTATTTCGATTTGTACGACGATGAGATCAAGGAATACACCATTCTGCCGAGCGACCGTTATCCGAGAAGGATTGTCACCGACCGTGAGGACCTGATGTTGCGCGGCATCAATCTGCTCGAAGCACCCACTTATTATCATTCGTTGTCCGAGTACCGCGCAGGCTCCGAACTCGCAGCCATTCTGGAGAGTCGCGGGGTACGTATGATTCTGCCGCTGAAAGATGCCGACCACATGCTGGGATTCGTCGCCCTGACCGGTAAAGCCGCCGGGTACCGATATTCCTCGGAGGATTTCAATCTCCTCGGGGTGCTTTCCAATCAAATGGTTTCCGCCCTGACCAACGCCCGGCTCTACGTTGAATCTCTCGAACGTTTGCGTCTCCAGGAAGAGATCAACATGGCCCGGCAGATCCAGGTCGACCTGCTCCCGTCGGAACCGCCTCGTACGCCCTGCTCGGAAATCAGCGCCACCTCTACCCCGTCACGTACGGTTGGAGGAGACTTTTATGATTTCATTAAGAAATCCGATCATGAAGTAGGGATCGTAATCGCCGACGCCTCGGGCAAGGGCATGCCGGCGGCGTTGATGATCGCCCAGACCCAGGCGATGATTCGCAGTGAAGTGCGCAACGGCACCCCGATCGCAACTATGCTTAGAAATATCAATCAGCAAATGGCGGAGAATACGTCCGCCGAAAAATATGTGACTCTGTTCTACGGTGAACTGGACACCGATAACTTGACATTACGGTATTGCAATGCCGGACATAATTACCCGATTCTGGCTCGATCCGACGGGAACGTAGAACATCTGTCAACGGGTGGTCCGATTATCGGGGCATTTCCGTTCATGGATTATGAGTCGGCCTCGGTGCAATTGAACCGGGACGATCTGTTGTTCCTGTTCACGGACGGTTTGTCGGAGGCTATGGATGACAACGGGAAAGAATACGGTGAGGACCGCGTCTGCAATATGGTAACGGAAAACCGCCGCGTGAATCCAGGCGATCTTATTCAGACGATTCTGGCCGATGTCCACAAACACGATCCGAGTTCACCACCGCGCGACGATACTACCCTGGTAGCGCTGAAGATAATCGAAAGGCAGCAACAGACTAATGAGTGA